The following proteins are encoded in a genomic region of Opisthocomus hoazin isolate bOpiHoa1 chromosome 4, bOpiHoa1.hap1, whole genome shotgun sequence:
- the IGF2BP2 gene encoding insulin-like growth factor 2 mRNA-binding protein 2, producing MKRPRMNKLYIGNLSPAATADDLKQLFGERKLPLAGQVLLKAGYAFVEYPDQNWAIRAIETLSGKVELHGKVMEVDYSVPKKLRSRKIQIRNIPPHLQWEVLDGLLAQYGTVENVEQVNTDTETAVVNVTYATKEEAKVAIEKLSGHQFENYSFKISYIPDEEVSSPPPPQRSRRGGHSSRERGSSPGGSSQPKQLDFPLRMLVPTQFVGAIIGKEGLTIKNLTKQTQSKVDIHRKENAGAAEKPITIHATPEGCSEACRMILDIMQKEADETKSAEEIPLKILAHNSLVGRLIGKEGRNLKKIEQDTGTKITISPLQDLTIYNPERTITVKGSMEACSNAEVEIMKKLREAYENDVVAVNQQANLIPGLNLSALGIFSTGLSMLPSTPGARGAAAAAPYHPFASSSAYLSGLYGAPPAGAFPHQHPLPEQEVVNLFIPTQAVGAIIGKKGQHIKQLARFAGASIKIAPAEGPDASERMVIITGPPEAQFKAQGRIFGKLKEENFFNPKEEVKLEAHIKVPSFAAGRVIGKGGKTVNELQNLTSAEVIVPRDQTPDENEEVIVKIIGHFFASQTAQRKIREIVQQVKQQEQKHAQGAPASQHSK from the exons atgaAGCGCCCGAGGATGAACAAGCTGTACATCGGGAACCTcagccccgccgccaccgccgacGACCTCAAGCAGCTTTTCGGGGAGAGGAAGCTGCCCCTGGCCGGCCAGGTCCTGCTCAAGGCCGGCTACGCCTTCGTGGAGTACCCGGACCAGAACTGGGCCATCCGGGCTATCGAGACCCTCTCGG GGAAAGTGGAGCTGCACGGCAAAGTGATGGAAGTGGATTATTCCGTGCCCAAAAAGCTCAG GAGCAGGAAGATCCAGATCCGAAACATTCCCCCCCACCTGCAGTGGGAG GTGCTGGATGGCCTCTTAGCTCAGTATGGGACAGTGGAGAACGTAGAGCAAG tcaacacagacacagagacagcCGTTGTCAACGTAACGTATGCAACTAAAGAAGAAGCAAAAGT AGCAATTGAGAAGCTGAGCGGCCACCAGTTTGAGAACTATTCCTTCAAGATTTCCTACATCCCGGATGAAGAGGTGAGCTCCCCTCCGCCCCCGCAGCGATCCCGCCGCGGGGGCCACTCTTCCAGGGAGCGGGGCTCCTCCCCGGGGGGCTCCTCGCAGCCCAAACAGCTCGATTTCCCACTGCGGATGCTGGTGCCCACGCAGTTTGTTGGTGCGATCATAGGAAAGGAGGGCTTGACCATAAAGAACCTTACTAAGCAAACCCAGTCCAA GGTTGACATCCATCGGAAGGAGAACGCTGGCGCCGCTGAAAAGCCTATCACCATCCATGCCACGCCAGAGGGGTGCTCTGAAGCGTGTCGCATGATCCTTGATATCATGCAGAAGGAGGCTGATGAAACTAAATC aGCAGAAGAGATTCCCTTGAAAATCCTAGCACACAACAGTCTGGTGGGGAGGTTGATTGGCAAGGAGGGCCGCAACCTCAAGAAGATCGAGCAGGACACTGGTACGAAGATCACCATCTCCCC TTTGCAGGATTTAACCATTTATAACCCCGAGCGGACCATCACAGTGAAGGGCAGCATGGAGGCGTGCTCCAATGCTGAAGTGGAGATCATGAAGAAGTTGCGAGAGGCCTATGAGAACGACGTGGTGGCTGTCAAT CAACAAGCCAACCTGATCCCTGGACTGAACCTCAGTGCTTTGGGCATCTTCTCGACGGGGCTGTCCATGCTCCCATCCACGCCGGGGGCCCGAGGGGCTGCGGCAGCCGCCCCGTACCACCCGTTTGCA AGCTCCTCAGCGTACCTCTCGGGTCTGTACGGAGCCCCCCCAGCCGGCGCCTTCCCCCATCAGCACCCC CTGCCGGAGCAGGAGGTTGTGAACTTGTTCATCCCGACGCAGGCGGTGGGGGCCATCATCGGGAAGAAGGGGCAGCACATCAAGCAGCTGGCGCGGTTTGCCGGTGCCTCCATCAAG ATCGCCCCGGCAGAAGGTCCCGACGCCAGCGAGCGGATGGTCATCATCACGGGGCCGCCTGAGGCTCAGTTCAAG GCCCAGGGGCGAATAtttgggaagctgaaagaggaaaACTTCTTTAACCCGAAAGAAGAAGTGAAGCTTGAAGCCCACATCAAGGTGCCTTCCTTCGCCGCCGGCCGCGTGATAGGCAAAGGCGGCAAGACG GTGAACGAACTGCAAAACTTAACTAGTGCAGAAGTCATTGTGCCACGAGACCAAACCCCGGACGAGAACGAGGAGGTCATCGTTAAAATCATTGGGCATTTCTTTGCCAGTCAG ACTGCACAGCGCAAGATCAGGGAAATCGTACAGCAGgtgaagcagcaggagcagaagcacGCTCAGGGAGCCCCGGCCTCGCAGCACAGCAAGTGA